From the Marivivens sp. LCG002 genome, the window GACCCTTGCGGCGGGGGGGCTTGCCACGCCGGCATCGGCCAGATGCGAGGATTACGTCCCGCAGGCCAAACCGCAGAACGTGAGCCGTGATATCGTCGGGCAGGATCTCGACACGATCATCGAGCGCGGCTTCATCGAATTCGCGGTGTTCGAGGACTTTGCGCCCTATTCCTTTGAAGAGGCGGGGCAACCGAGGGGCGTCGACATCGAAATCGCCAAGCTTATCGCCGAGAGCATCGGCGTCGCGCCCAAGTTCAAATTCGTGCAGGCGGACGAGAATCTTGAAGCGGATCTACGCAACTGGATCTGGAAAGGCCCCGTCGTCGGGGGCGCGGTCGCGAACGTGATGATGCACGTTCCTTACAACAGCGACTTTGCCTGCCGCGTGGAGCAAGTGGTCTTTACGGGCCAATACTACAAAGAGGGTATTGCCATCGCCTATGATGCGGCCTTTTATGAAGGTGACAAACCCACACCACCGTTTTTCCGTTTCGATCCCGTCGCGGTCCAGAACGATACGATTGCCGACTTCTATCTGACGAACCTTCTTGGGGCAGGGGCCTCGGCCAATGTGCGCCGCTTCCCTGAAATCGGCGAAGCAGTCGCTGCGATCGGAACGGGCGAGGTGCGCGGTGCGATGGGACCGAAGGCGCAGCTCGAGTATTTCGCGGGCGACGGCGTCGAGGTCCATCAGCCGCCGCTCGTGAACTTCGGTGTCGGCCAGTGGACAGTCGGTGTTGCTGTCCATTTCGCTTATCGTCCACTCGGGTATGCTGTGGATGACGCGATATACGCCGCCCTCCAAGATGGGCGAATCGAACAGATTTTTGCCGATTACGGACTCACGTTCACGGCACCCGAGAGATAGCTATCGGCCTTTGGTCGTATATGCAGGGTCGCAACCCCGCACTAGCCTTTTGACGAGAAGATGGAGGAAGCCGTGGAACTATCTGATTCCCGTGTCATCAATGCCGCCCCCGAAGCCGTTTGGTCGGCGCTTTTGGACCCCGAGGTGCTCAAAGCCTGTATTCCGGGATGTCAGGAGATGAACGGCTCTGTCGCCGACGGGTTCGAAGCCGTCGTCGTCCAGAAGATTGGTCCCGTCAAAGCGACCTTCAAAGGCGCGGTTCAACTGTCCGACATCGTCGAAGGCAAAAGCTGCACCATTTCGGGCGAGGGCAAGGGCGGTCCTGCGGGATTCGCGAACGGCGGCGCCAAAGTGACCTTGACCCCTGTCGAAGGCGGAACGCAGCTCGACTACACGGTCGAAGCCCGTATCGGCGGCAAGATCGCCCAACTCGGTAGCCGCATCATCGACGGTGTGGCCCGCAAGCTTGCAGACGAATTTTTTGCGAAATTTCAATCCGTTGTCGAAGGCCCTGCGCCCGAGGCAGAGGCCGGAGAGGAGCCGGTTCAGGCGGAGGGAGAAAAGAAAGGCTGGATCAAGCGAGTTTTCTCGTAAGATCCCGTTATCCATTAGGGAGGAGTAACCATGACCAAAATTTCCATGACGGTGAATGGCCGTCAGGTCACGGGCGACGTCGAAGGACGCACGTTGCTTGTTGATTTCCTGCGCGAGAACCTGCGTCTCACGGGGACCCACGTCGGCTGTGACACGTCGCAGTGTGGGGCCTGCACCGTTCATGTGAACGGTCTTCAGGTCAAATCCTGCACCATGTTCGCTGTCGAGGCCGATGGCGCCGAGGTCGGCACCGTCGAAGGCCAGCAGAACGCCGACGGCTCGCTCTCGACGCTTCAGGCAGCGTTTCAGGAGCATCACGGACTTCAGTGCGGGTTCTGCACGCCTGGCATGATCATGGCGGCGTCTTCGCTGCTCAAGGTCAACCCCAAGCCCACCGAAGCCGAAATCCGTCATCATCTTGAAGGCAATATCTGCCGCTGCACGGGTTATCACAACATCGTCAAAGCGATCATGGCCGCAAGCGGTCAGGATGTGAGCAAGATTGCCGCCGAATAAGGCGGGCGCACCAAGAGGCCGTGCGGAGGGAGCCGCGCGGAATAGTTTATTCAGGGAGGAATGAGATGCCCAAGGATAGTGGTATTGGCGCCAGCTCTAAACGGCGCGAGGACGTGCGGTTCCTGACCGGTAAGGGTCAGTATACCGACGACGTGAATGTTTACGGTCAGACCTATGTGCATTTCCTGCGCTCGGATGTGGCGCATGCACGGATCAACGGGATCGATACCTCGGCCGCAGAAGCGATGCCGGGTGTTGTGCGTATTTTCACGGGCAAGGATTTTGAAGGTATCGGCGGTTTGCCCTGCGGTTGGCAGGTCACCGACCGTCACGGTCAGCCCATGCAGGAACCGGGACACCCCGTTCTGGCACAGGGCAAGGTCCGCCACGTGGGCGACCCGATCGCAGCCGTTGTCGCGGAAACCCGCGAACAGGCCCGCGATGCGGCAGAAGCCATCGGTCTCGATCTCGAAGAGCTTCCGGCTGTCGTGAATATGAAAGAGGCGCTCAAGGACGGTGCCCCGAAGGTTCACGACGATCTGAGCTCGAACCTCTGCTATGACTGGGGTTTCGTGGAAGACAACAAAGCCGCCGTTGATGAAGCCATCAAGAATGCGGCCCATGTCACCACGCTCGAACTGGTGAACAACCGTCTGGTTGCCAACCCGATGGAACCGCGTGTGGCCGTGGGCGACTATAACGCCGCCAACGATGAATCGACGCTCTACACCACCTCGCAGAACCCGCATGTGATCCGTCTTCTGATGGGGGCCTTCGTTCTGGGAATCCCCGAGCACAAGCTCCGCGTTGTGGCGCCCGATGTCGGCGGCGGTTTCGGCACCAAGATCTTCCACTATGCGGAAGAAGCCTTTGTGACCTTTGCGGCCCGTCAGATCAAGCGTCCCGTCAAATGGACCTCGACCCGTTCCGAAGCCTTTATGTCGGATGCCCATGGCCGTGACCACGTGACCAAGATCGAGCTCGCGCTCGACAAGGACAACAACTTCACCGCTGTTCGCACCGAGACCTATGCAAACATGGGCGCTTATCTGTCCACCTTTGCGCCTTCGGTTCCGACGTGGCTCCACGGCACCCTGATGGCGGGCAACTACAAGACCCCGCTCATCTATGTGAACGTCAAGGCCGTGTTCACCAACACCGTTCCTGTGGACGCATATCGCGGTGCGGGACGTCCCGAGGCGACCTTCCAGCTTGAGCGGGTGATCGACAAAGCCGCGCGCGAGCTTGGCGTTGATCCGATCAAACTGCGTCGTCAGAACTTCATCACCCAGTTCCCCTATGCCACTCCTGTGGCTGTGGAGTACGATACCGGCGACTATACCGCGACGATGGACAAGCTCGAAGAGATCATGGATCTTTCGGGGTTTGCCGCGCGCCGCAAGGCCTCCGAAGCCAAGGGCAAATGGCGCGGTCTCGGCGTCAACTGCTACATCGAGGCTTGCGGCATCGCACCGTCGAACCTTGTCGGGCAACTCGGGGCGCGTGCAGGTCTCTATGACGCTGCGACGGTCCGTGTGAATGCGACGGGCTCCATCTCGGTCATGGTCGGGGCGCACAGCCACGGTCAGGGTCACGAGACGACCTTCCCGCAGGTGATCGCCGAGATGATCGGCATCGACGAAAGCCAGATCGACATCGTGCACGGCGACTCGTCCAAGATCCCCTTCGGCATGGGCACCTATGGTTCGCGGTCGCTTGCGGTCTGTGGCTCCGCCATGGTTCGCGCAACCGAAAAGGTCATCCGCAAGGCCAAGAAGATCGCCGCTCACCTGCTCGAAGCATCGGAAGCCGATATCGAGCTCAAGAACGGCAAATTCTCGGTCGCGGGCACCGATAAGTCGGTCGATTGGGCTGGGGTCACTCTTGCGGCCTATGTGCCGCATAACTACCCGCTCGAAGAGATCGAACCCGGTCTCGAAGAAACCGCGTTCTACGATCCGGCCAACTTCACCTATCCGTCGGGCGCCTATGCCTGCGAAGTGGAAGTCGACCCCGAAACGGGCAAGGTCACGATCGAGAAGTTCGCAGCCGCCGACGACTTTGGTAACGTTGTGAACCCGATGATCGTCGAAGGTCAGGTCCACGGCGGTATCGCCCAAGGTATCGGCCAGGCGCTTCTCGAAGCCGCTGTCTACGATGAAAACGGTCAGCTCCAGTCGGCGTCCTATATGGACTATGCGATGCCGCGTGCGGATGATCTTCCGTTCTATATCGTCGACCATTCGTCCTGCACGCCCTGCACCCATAACCCCCTTGGGGTCAAAGGCTGTGGTGAAGCAGGGGCCATCGGCTCGCCGCCCGCCGTTGTGAACGCCGTCATCGACGCGCTCGCATCGGGTGGCAAGAACGTCGGCCATATCGACATGCCCCTGACGCCGCATCGCGTCTGGAAAGCAATGAACCAGTAAGAGGAGGACGACATCATGTATGCATTCGACGTAACCCGTCCGAAAACCGTGGCCGATGCAGTTGCTGCTCTTGCTGGCGAAGACGCTCAGGCACTGGGTGGGGGGCAAACCCTCATCCCGACCCTGAAACAGCGTCTGGCCTCTCCTGCAGTGCTGGTGAGCCTTTCGGCCATCGACGAGATCAAGGGCGTTTGCCAAGACGGCAGTGTCCTGAGCATCGGCGGCGGAACGACCCACGCAACGGTTGCGGCAGAGGCGGGGGCCTATCCCGCGCTGGCGGCCTTGGCCGCGAACATCGGTGATCCTGCGGTGCGCAGCCGCGGGACCATCGGTGGCTCGCTTGCCAACAACGATCCTTCGGCGTGCTACCCTTCGGCGGCTCTGGCTTCCAATGCGACCATCGTGACCAACACTCGCGAGATCGCAGCGGATGACTACTTCCAAGGGCTGTTCACCACCGCTCTGAACGAAGGCGAGATCATCACGGGCGTGAAATTCCCGATCCCGCAGGCCGCGAACTATCAAAAGTTCGTCCAGCCTGCATCGCGCTTCAGCCTTGTCGGGGTGTTTGTGGCCAAATACGCCGACGGTGTTCGCGTGGCGGTCACGGGCGCATCCGAGAACGGCGTGTTCCGCTGGTCCGAAGCAGAGGCTGCGCTTTCTGCGAACTTCTCGGCAGCGGCTCTCGAGGGGCTCACCGCTTCGGCGGATGGCTTGATCAACGACCTTCACGGGGACGCGGAATATCGCGCCCATCTGATCAAGGTCATGACCAAGCGCGCTGTCGCTGCGGCCAAGTAAGACCGTCCTGCTCGCGCTTCATGCGGGCAGGTCCAACAAAAAAGCCGCCCTTCGGGGCGGCTTTCTCGTATCAGGGGATTCGTGCGAGCCTTACTTGGTCGGGCTCAGCATCATGACCATCTGACGGCCTTCCATTTTGGGCATGTTGTCGACCTTGCCGTGTTCGGTAATGTCGGAAGCCACACGCTCCAGCAGATTCCGTCCAAGATCCTGGTGGGCCATTTCGCGGCCACGGAAACGCAGCGTAACTTTGACCTTGTCGCCGTTCTCGAGGAACTTGAGGACCGAGCGCATTTTCACTTCGTAATCGTGGGTATCCGTGTTGGGACGGAACTTTACCTCTTTGATTTCGATGATCTTTTGCTTCTTGCGAGCCTCGGCCTCTTTCTTCTGGGTCTCGTACTTGTACTTGCCGAAGTCCATGATTTTACACACGGGCGGCACAGCATTGGGCGAGATTTCTACAAGATCGAGACCGGCTTCTTCGGCCATTTCAAGAGCGCGAGCGGGAGAGACCACTCCGACGTTCTCGCCTTCGGCGCCAATAAGACGGATTTCAGTGCCCCGAATACGGTCGTTGATACGGGGTCCAGTTTCACGCACCGGAGGTGCGTTATGAGGTCTGCGGGCTATGGCCTTGTCCTTTCGGCTGTTAGCAATTTCTTGCGCAAAATATAGGCCCTTAGCGCTGCGCGCAACCCGCTATTGAGGCATTGGGCTAAAGTCCTGTTTTCCCCCATGAGTTGTCTCTTTCCCTTTCATGTTGCATCTGTCATAGGGGCCGCGGAACCCGGATTGGGGGCTCCGTCCAAAAAAGGAAGTGTATCATGAGAGCGATTATCATCATTGCTATCGCTGCGATCGCCGGTTTCTTCGGCTATCAGTATTTTGCCAATGGTAAGGCACCTGTCGAAGCGGTCGAAACCGTGACCGAAAAGGCAGAAACCGCTGCAGAAGGCGCGACCGAAGCAGCGACCGAAGCTGCTGCAACCGCGACCGAGGCTGCCACCGAAGCCGCCACCGCCGCAACCGAAGCTGCGACCGCTGCTGCTGAGGCGACCGAAGCTGCTGCCGAGGCTGCCACCGATGCGGCTGCCGGTGCTGTAGAAGCTGCTGCAGAAGCTGCGACCGACGCGGTAGAAGCTGCTGCCGAGGCTGGCGCTGCTGCCACCGATGCCGCTGCCGCTGCGACCGAAGCTGCGACTGATGCGGCGACCGCTGCGACCGAAGCTGCGACCGATGCCGCCACTGAGGCTGCAACCGACGCCGCTGTAGCTGCCGAAGGCGCCGCTGCTGCTGCCACCGAGGCCGCAACTGCCGCCACCGACGCTGCAACCAACGCCCTCGGTTCGGTTGCTGCTGCTCTTGATCCCGCTACTCTCCTGAACGTCGAGAACTTCGATGCGGCCGCTGTCGTATCCTACATCGAAGCCTCGTCGCTCGAAGACGGCACCAAGGGCACGCTTGTCACCGCTGTGAACGCAGCCGGCGACAACCCCGAGCTCATTCAGGGCGTGATCGATCAGATCAAGGCGGCTCTGGGTCTCTGATCCAACCCGTCCCAAAAGAAAGGGCCGCTCGATCGAGCGGCCCTTTTTCGTTGAACTGTCGGTAAAATCAGTCGAGGAACGCCTTTTCTACGACATATTGCGCGGGCTTCGAGTTCGCACCTTCCTCAAGGCCATAGCCTTCGAGCATCTCTTTGATCTCGAGGTTGAAGGCAAGGTTGCCGCAGACCATCGCACGGTCGGTCTCGGGGTTGATTTGCGGCACGCCGAGATCGGCAAACGCCTCGCCCGAGCGCATCAGATCGGTGATGCGGCCCATCTTGGGGCTCTCTTCGCGGGTGGTGGTCGGATAGTATTTGATCTTCTTCCAGAAGCCGTCTCCGATGACTTCGTTCAAAAGCTCGTCCGTCTTGAGGCTTTCGATCAGGTCGCGGCCATAGGTCAGCTCGCCCACTTCGCGGCAGGTATGGGTGATGATGACCTCGTCATAATCCTCATAGGTCTGCGGCTCGCGCAAGAGCGAGGCAAACGGCGCAAACCCTGTGCCCGTGGCAAAGAACCAGATGCGCTTGCCGGGAAGGAGCGCGTCATGCACAAGTGTGCCGACGGGCTTGGGGCGCAGGATGATTTCGTCCCCGACCTTGATGTGCTGGAGCTTGGAGGTCAGTGGGCCGTCTTGCACCTTGATCGAGTAGAACTCCAGCTCTTCGTCCCAAGAGGGCGAGGCGATGGAATAGGCGCGCAGCAATGGCTTTTGCTTGCCCGTCACGGGATCAGGGTCGCCCATCAGGCCGATCATCACGAACTCGCCCGAGCGGAACCGCATCGACGCAGGGCGCGTGCAGCGGAAGGAAAACAGGCGGTCGGTATAATGTGCCACAGCGGTCACGGTCTGTGCGTCCGGCATGGTCACGGCTTTGGCGGGTGCGGGTGCTTCGGTCACTAGGGCTTGCTCGGTCATATCTCTCTCGCGCCACACCATGGGGCGCGCCTTTGTCATACGCGTTGATCTGGATCAGGGGAAGGGGCCGATCAGGCCCGCATCCGCGACTGATAGTCATGGGCCTGCCATTTTGCACGGGCGAGCCATTGATCTTCGGGCTGACGCGCAGCGAGATCATCGCTGATCTCGACCTCGTCGAAACCCGAGCGACGGGCCATCGCGTATTGATCGGCGATCACATGGCCCTTGGCACGCAGGCGGCCCTTGAACCCCTCGCGGCGCAACTGCGCGGCAAGGGTAAAGCCGCGCCCGTCCGAAAACGAGGGGAAAAGGATACGCACGAAGGATGCCCCCGAAAGACGGGCGGCAAGGTCGCGGATCTCTGCGTTGGAGGGCACTTCGATTGCGGGGGTGTCCGTCGTCGCATCGTCAAGCGCGACAAAGGTTCCCTCGAAGTCATCTGCGGCAAAGCCGCTGTCGGTTACAATCACAGTCATCATTTATCCCTTTCAGGCCGCAACACCGCCACCGCGAACGACTTTGCCGTTCACAAAGTGGATGCCGCATTCTTCTTTGTTCGAGTTCCGCCAGCGTCCCGCACGCGGGTCTTCGCCTTCTTTGACGGGCGAGGTGCAAGGGGCGCAACCGATGGATGGATAGCCCTTGGCCACCAGCGGGTGACGGGGTAGGCGGTTTTCGGTCATATAGTCCTGAAGATCGCTCATGTCCCAGTGGCAGAGCGGGTTGATCTTGATCCGCGTGTCGTCCTCGTTCTCAAAGAAGTCGAGCGCCGCGCGGGTCGAGCTTTGATACCGTTTGCGCCCCGTGATCCACGCATCATAGTCGTTCAATGCGTTCTGGAGCGGGATCGTCTTGCGCAAATCGCAGCAAGCATCGGTGTTATACTGATGCAAGGTGCCGTCGGGATCGTGGAGCTTCTTCATCTCGTCGGAGGCGCGGATCACTTTCACGTTCTTGAGGTGAAGGCGCTCGGTCAATTCGTGTTGATAGTCGAGCGTCTCGGCAAAGAGCATCTCGGTATCGATGAACAGAACGGGCGTCGTGCGGTCGATCACGGACACGAGGTGCAAGAGCACCACCGACTCCGCGCCGAACGACGACACGAGCGCAGTCTTGCCCACCTGAGCGTCCCGCAATGCGCCTTCGAGAACCGAAGTCGCACTGTGGTGCTTGTAGCGGGTGTTGAGCGCCGTGACGCGTTTTGCGACGGGTTCACTCAGCGGCATGGGCACGGGCCTCCGCATCGTAGAGTGCGGTCTTGAACGGCTCCATACCGACCCGCTTGAACGCTTCGAGGAAGGTTTCTTCGGGGCTTTCGCGCAGGTCGAGATAGGCAAGAACAATGCGTTCGATCGCATCGGTGATGTCCTCATACGAGAAACCGGGTCCCGTTTTGGTGCCGATCACCGCGTCTTCGGTGCCGTCGCCGCCAAGGGTGATCTGGTAATTCTCGACGCCGGCGCGGTCGAGGCCCAGAATTCCGATGTGGCCAACGTGGTGGTGTCCGCAAGCGTTGATGCAGCCCGAAATTTTGATCTTGAGCGGGCCGACCTCGTGCTCGAGCTTGAGCTCCTCGAAACGGGTTGCGATCTCTTGCGCGATCGGGATCGAACGCGCGGTTGCAAGGGCGCAGTAATCCATACCGGGGCAAGCAATGATGTCCGAGATGAGACCGATGTTCGCAGTCGCAAGGTCGGCTTCGCGCAGGGCTTGGTACACCGCCGGAAGATCCGATTTATGGACATGCGGCAGGATCACGTTCTGCTCGTGGCTGATCCGCAGCTCGCCGTGACCGTATGCCTCGGCCAGATCGGCCATCACGCGCATCTGGTGCGATGTTGCATCCCCGGGGGTCTGGCCATGCTTTTTGATCGAGATCGACACGATGGCATAGCCGTCGACACGGTGCTCGGCAAGGTTGGTGTCGCTCCACGACGCAAAGGCAGGGTTGGCCAGACGGTAAGCGTCATAGGCCTCCGTGCCTTTGGTCACGAATTCGGGCGCGGCAAAGTGCTTTTGGATTTGCGCAAGAATGTCCTGATCCACACCCGTAAAGGTCGGACGGATCGCCGCGAAACGCTCGTCGACAAGGGCCGCAAAGGTATCGAGACCGTTCTCGTGGACGGTGATCTTGATCCGCGCCTTATACTTGTTGTCGCGGCGGCCAAGGAGGTTCCAGACCGAAACAACAGCTTCGACATAGGGAAGAAGGTCCGCTTTGGGCAGGAAGTCCTTGATCACCTTGCCGACCATCGGCGTGCGGCCGAGACCGCCACCGACGATGACTTCAAATCCGAGTTCACCCGCCGCGTTGCGCACCATGCGCAGGCCGATGTCATGCGCTTTGGTGACGGCGCGGTCGTTGGGCGAGCCGGTGATCGCGATCTTGAACTTGCGCGGCAAGAACTGGAATTCGGGATGGTCGGTGGACCACTGGCGCAGCAATTCGGCAACGGGACGGGGGTCTTCGATCTCGTCGGCGGCGGCTCCAGCGAAATGGTCAGCGGTTACGTTTCGGATCGTATTGCCCGAGGTCTGGATCGCGTGCATTTCGACATCGGCAAGCGCGCTCAGGATATCGGGCACATCGGCAAGCTTGGGCCAGTTGAACTGGATGTTCTGGCGGGTGGTGAAATGGCCATAGCCCTTGTCCCACTTGTCCGCGATATAGGCGAGCTGACGCATCTGCGAGGGGTTGATCGTCCCATAGGGCACGGCCACGCGGAGCATATAGGCGTGAAGCTGGAGATAGAGCCCGTTCATAAGGCGCAGGGGGCGGAACTCGTCCTCGGTCAGCGAGCCGTCGATGCGGCGCTCGACCTGCGCGCGGAATTGCGCAACGCGCTCGCGGACGAAAGCTTCGTCAAAGTCGTTATACTTATACATTCTTAAATCTCCACCTGCTTGCCGTGGGCATAGTTCGAAGGCCCGCGGGTGCGGAAGGCTTCTCGGAAATGGGTCGGCTCGGGGCCGTTCGCGCCCGCCTTGGCCTCGACGAGATAGGGGCCGACAACGGTTGCGGCATCACGCTGGGCGTCCAGAAGACGGATTTCGGCATGGGCCTCATCCTCGATCAGCTCGGCCTCACACATATTGCGGGTCCAGCGATCATCGGCGGTGAGCCAAACGGCATCTCCTTCGAGCAGATGGTTGGCTGTGACGACTTTGGGTGTGAATTGGCGGCTCATTGAGCGGCCTCCTTTAGGTCTAGGGACGTGAGGACCTCGGCCGCGTGGCGCGGCGCAAGGCCATAGAGAAGGATGGCGGGGCCGTGCAGGTCGCTGCGCGACAGCGCGGGCTCCAGCTCGGCAAGGGTGGTGGACAGAACGCGGCTTTCGGGGCGCGAGGCGTTTTCAACCACGGTGATCGGGGTGTCGGGGTTTGCGCCATGCATGATTAGGCGACCCTGCACGAACCGCGCGGCGCGCTTGCCCATATAGATCGCGGCAACCTCGCCGTCTTTGGCAAGAGCGCGCCAGTCATGGTCGGCAAAGCCCTTCATATCGTGACCCGTCAGAAGCCTGACCGAGGCGTTGCGGCCCCGCTTGGTCAGGCTCTGGCCGATTTGCGCCACAGCCGCAGAGGCCGCTGTGATGCCGGGCACGATGCGATAGGAAATACCTGCGTCTTCAATAGCTTCGATCTCTTCGTCGAGGCGACCGAAAACGGTGGGATCACCGGCCTTGAGACGCACGACATGGGCCCCTTGTGCCGCATGTTCGACGATAAGACGGTTGATCTCGTCCTGTGTGGTCGAAGGACCGAAACCCTCTTTGCCGACGTTGATCATCAGCGCTTCGCGGCGGGCAAGTTCGAGGATCTCGCGGCTGACCAGACGGTCATAGATCACCACATCCGCCTCATCGAGCGCCTTGCGCGCCTTGAGCGTCAGAAGTTCGGGATCACCGGGACCTGCGCCGACAAGATCGACATGGCCTTCCTTTTGGGCGGTCATGATATGCTGATCGAGAAGCGCTTCGAGCGCCGCGCTCGCCCCTTTTGCCCCATTGGCCTCGACGGCTTTGGGACCTGCTTTGAAATAATAGTCGGCCCAGAAGTCACGACGCTTGCGACCCAAAGGCAGCGTCTCGACCGCATGACGGAAGGATTTCCCCACACGCGCCAAAAGGCCGAGCGTCACGGGGAGCCGCTCTTCAAGGTCCGCTTTGATGGCACGGGCCAGAACAGGGGCCGCGCCTTCGGTGCCGATGGCGACCGTCACAGGATCACGGTCGACGATGGCGGGGGTGATGAATGCGCTGTCTTCGAGGTTATCAACGATATTGACCAGCGCTCCTTCGGCGCGGGCGATTGCCGCAACGCGGGCGTCCTCTGCGTCATCCTCGTTCGCGGCATAGAAAAGGGCAGCGCAAAGCACGTCTCCGCGGCGCAATGCGCGGCGGGTCAGGATGATTTTCCCCTCAAGGCCCAGCTTTTCGATGTCGGCATGGGGGGCGTCGGCATAGACGGCGATACGCGCTTCCGTCTTGAGCAAAAGACGAAGTTTCGCCATCGCAGCCTCTCCACCGCCCGAAAGGACGATGCGCCGACCGGCGACCGAGAGAAAGATGGGGAAGTGTTGCATCGCATACTCCTGAAGGTTTCCCTGTCTATATAGAACATTTTTCCGTATTTTGCCTATTGTACGGCAAGAATAAGGACGTATGTTCTATTCAGGCGGTGGATCGCTTTGAATGTTCTATAAGTCGGGAAAAACAGGAATGTCTTTTCGTATTGATGAAACGGATCGGAAAATCCTTTGCGAGCTGCAAAGGGACGCCGCCCAATCGCTGGACGATATTTCAAGAAATGTGGGGTCGTCCAAGACACCCGTCTGGAACCGAATCCGCAAGATGAAAGAAGCGGGGATCATCGGCCGTCAGACGGTTTTCCTTGATGCCGAGGCTCTTGGGTTCGAAGCCTGTTTCTTTGTTCTGATCCGCACCAGCGAGCACGAAGTAGAGTGGCAGCGCAAATTCCTTGCCGCGCTGCGTGCCCGTCCCGAAGTGCAGGAGGCACACCGTTTGGCGGGGGATATCGACTATATCCTCAAGGTGCGCGTGAAAAACGCCCGCGCCTATGATGAGTTCTATCAGGCGCTTATTTCCGAAGTGAAAATCCACAACGTCACTGCACTCCTCTCGATGGAAGAGATCAAATCGACGCTTGATCTTCCGCTCTAGCGGCGCACCATCAAGGCCTTGAGCCCGTGGAAGTGATAGACATTCGCAAACTCCGACGGGTCTGCGGGTGACAGGGTCGGGCAGCGCTCGAAGAGCACTTTGAGCGCTGTCACAAGCTCGAGCCGCGCGAGCGGAGCGCCGACGCAAAAATGGATGCCGCCGCCGAAGCTGGTGTTCACGGGGCCTTTGCGGGCGGGATCGAAGACATTGGGGTAAGGATAGGCCGCAGGATCGCGATTGGCCGAGGCCAGAAGGCAATTCACAGCCTCGCCCCGTCGGAATGCGTGGCCAAAGACGGTGACATCCTCTTTGGCATATCTGGTAAAGGAATGGAGCGGCGGATCGAAGCGGATGGCTTCTTCGACGACCTCGGCGGTGATGTCGGTGATCCCGAGCGACATCAGAAGTTTCACCGTATTGCCCATCGTGTGAACGGTGGCCTCGTGACCTGCGTTAAGCAATAGAATGCAGGTGGTTATCAGCTCGTCTTCGGAGAGAGAGCCGCCCTCGTCGCGGGCGCGGATCAATTCGGAAATAAGATCGTCGGCAGGAGCCGCACGTTTGGTCTGGATATGGCGACGGATATAGTCGGCGAATTCGGTCGAAGCTTGCGCCGCATCCTCTTCGATTTCGCGGGTGCGCCGCGCCTGATACATCGAGACCATTTTGGCCGACCAATCAAGGAGTTGCACGGCGTCCTTTTCGGGCACACCGAGCAACCTGCAAATGATGATGACGGGAATCGGAGTGCAAAACGCCTTGAGCAGATCGAAGTCACCCGAGGGGAAGGCGTCGATCAAACCATGCGCCAGCGCCCGAATTTCGGGCTCGAGCGATTTGATCCGCCGCGAGGTAAAGGCCCGCAGCACCAGCGCCCGTAACTGCGTATGGCGCGGTGGTTCCAGTTCAAGCATGGAATGCGCTTCGAGATCGTAGAAAGGCTTGGTATGAGGTGCGATGGGCGGCGCAAGATCGGAAGGCAGTTCCCGCCCGAACCGCCGATCCTTGAGCAAAGCGGACACCGCT encodes:
- a CDS encoding transporter substrate-binding domain-containing protein — protein: MKRLPLSLVMMTLAAGGLATPASARCEDYVPQAKPQNVSRDIVGQDLDTIIERGFIEFAVFEDFAPYSFEEAGQPRGVDIEIAKLIAESIGVAPKFKFVQADENLEADLRNWIWKGPVVGGAVANVMMHVPYNSDFACRVEQVVFTGQYYKEGIAIAYDAAFYEGDKPTPPFFRFDPVAVQNDTIADFYLTNLLGAGASANVRRFPEIGEAVAAIGTGEVRGAMGPKAQLEYFAGDGVEVHQPPLVNFGVGQWTVGVAVHFAYRPLGYAVDDAIYAALQDGRIEQIFADYGLTFTAPER
- a CDS encoding carbon monoxide dehydrogenase subunit G, which gives rise to MELSDSRVINAAPEAVWSALLDPEVLKACIPGCQEMNGSVADGFEAVVVQKIGPVKATFKGAVQLSDIVEGKSCTISGEGKGGPAGFANGGAKVTLTPVEGGTQLDYTVEARIGGKIAQLGSRIIDGVARKLADEFFAKFQSVVEGPAPEAEAGEEPVQAEGEKKGWIKRVFS
- a CDS encoding (2Fe-2S)-binding protein, translated to MTKISMTVNGRQVTGDVEGRTLLVDFLRENLRLTGTHVGCDTSQCGACTVHVNGLQVKSCTMFAVEADGAEVGTVEGQQNADGSLSTLQAAFQEHHGLQCGFCTPGMIMAASSLLKVNPKPTEAEIRHHLEGNICRCTGYHNIVKAIMAASGQDVSKIAAE
- a CDS encoding xanthine dehydrogenase family protein molybdopterin-binding subunit; translation: MPKDSGIGASSKRREDVRFLTGKGQYTDDVNVYGQTYVHFLRSDVAHARINGIDTSAAEAMPGVVRIFTGKDFEGIGGLPCGWQVTDRHGQPMQEPGHPVLAQGKVRHVGDPIAAVVAETREQARDAAEAIGLDLEELPAVVNMKEALKDGAPKVHDDLSSNLCYDWGFVEDNKAAVDEAIKNAAHVTTLELVNNRLVANPMEPRVAVGDYNAANDESTLYTTSQNPHVIRLLMGAFVLGIPEHKLRVVAPDVGGGFGTKIFHYAEEAFVTFAARQIKRPVKWTSTRSEAFMSDAHGRDHVTKIELALDKDNNFTAVRTETYANMGAYLSTFAPSVPTWLHGTLMAGNYKTPLIYVNVKAVFTNTVPVDAYRGAGRPEATFQLERVIDKAARELGVDPIKLRRQNFITQFPYATPVAVEYDTGDYTATMDKLEEIMDLSGFAARRKASEAKGKWRGLGVNCYIEACGIAPSNLVGQLGARAGLYDAATVRVNATGSISVMVGAHSHGQGHETTFPQVIAEMIGIDESQIDIVHGDSSKIPFGMGTYGSRSLAVCGSAMVRATEKVIRKAKKIAAHLLEASEADIELKNGKFSVAGTDKSVDWAGVTLAAYVPHNYPLEEIEPGLEETAFYDPANFTYPSGAYACEVEVDPETGKVTIEKFAAADDFGNVVNPMIVEGQVHGGIAQGIGQALLEAAVYDENGQLQSASYMDYAMPRADDLPFYIVDHSSCTPCTHNPLGVKGCGEAGAIGSPPAVVNAVIDALASGGKNVGHIDMPLTPHRVWKAMNQ
- a CDS encoding FAD binding domain-containing protein, which codes for MYAFDVTRPKTVADAVAALAGEDAQALGGGQTLIPTLKQRLASPAVLVSLSAIDEIKGVCQDGSVLSIGGGTTHATVAAEAGAYPALAALAANIGDPAVRSRGTIGGSLANNDPSACYPSAALASNATIVTNTREIAADDYFQGLFTTALNEGEIITGVKFPIPQAANYQKFVQPASRFSLVGVFVAKYADGVRVAVTGASENGVFRWSEAEAALSANFSAAALEGLTASADGLINDLHGDAEYRAHLIKVMTKRAVAAAK
- the infC gene encoding translation initiation factor IF-3, with product MRETGPRINDRIRGTEIRLIGAEGENVGVVSPARALEMAEEAGLDLVEISPNAVPPVCKIMDFGKYKYETQKKEAEARKKQKIIEIKEVKFRPNTDTHDYEVKMRSVLKFLENGDKVKVTLRFRGREMAHQDLGRNLLERVASDITEHGKVDNMPKMEGRQMVMMLSPTK